In Brassica napus cultivar Da-Ae unplaced genomic scaffold, Da-Ae ScsIHWf_1166;HRSCAF=1662, whole genome shotgun sequence, the sequence TAAAAAATCGACAGGAAAGGTTCTGATCCTCACATGTTTAGAAACCGCTGGCTACAgaggatgtatcagtatgaacTTTAGAATGATAATGTTTCATGGCGCAGCCGACGCATGTGGTAGTGGGAGCCCATTTAACAGGCACCACTTTGCTCTCTCCAATGTCAGTAGTAATAGAAAGCTGCGTTGTCACTGGATCAAGTCTTTGAACCATACAAGTCACGTATATATTCCTTTATAAAATCTTGTTTGCTTATCTGCTTCTTAAACATGCTCCTTATATTCCATTTACCTAAACCCTGAGTATTAGTAGTAGTAAGTAGTAACAAATGAATGAATAAAGCTAAAACGTGtatcttaatatttttgtaattttaaaatcaaacatttCCTACTGCAACAAATGAGGCTACGAAAGGAGACAAATAACGTTTGCGGTGGGACCACAACGTTGTGAGCGTTGTCCCATAGATTACCCATCATGACGGGGCCACCTGTTTAGCCCATATCTCCAGCGTTATAAAGAAGACTTCGCTTTGAATCAAATTGTATTTTGTATGGCTTAAACAAACAATTACCCAATAATCCCTCCTTTGTTCTTCTCCTTTCTCAACTCTCTAAAAGCATGTCTTGTCTTAACCTAAACCCATCACAATCTCGGTAGTAGTAATAAGCATTTTAGTCTCCTAAATATGAATATTTAGTTTCTCTTCCATCATTAAAAATGTCtgagaagaaaaaataagataCAAAGGGACAGGGAATTGAATATTCCAAGACGAATGTGAAAGCTGGCTGAGAAAAAGCAGAAAATTGAATAAATTTGCAGTGTGTTATTTTTGTAACATATTTAATGTAattgaaatacataaataaataggTACTAAAATTGGGTTAGTGTCAGTTTGGTAGATGGTGAAATGCGAGAGGCACCCGAAATTTGTAAGACTCAATCCCGAGAAACCAACCCCTCTTCGTCCCCTCCTTGGAAACATATTATCTACATACAGTTCATctactttcttttgttttcttgcgTTCATGGTGTGTGAaagattttacaaaataatactcATAAACGatgaatataatatttgatatgcataaattattaatatttctataaaaaaattattcatatattatatattacataaTACTCTTTATGATATGACTTTTGTAAAGCCTTCAAAAAAGAGTATGACTTTTGGATGAATATCTCAGATTTCAAATACTTATATATTACTAACgttgaaaatatattagatattaAAGATAAAGATGTTCTTACATCTTGTAAAGATTCAAAACAATCTTGATAACAGCCCTAGAATATTGTATTTTCACTTTTCAAATTTGTGTTATTGAGCCTCTAATTACTATTACtactatttctaaaaaaaaactgGAATCAACATTTTAGTCATTAACTTACTTATCTCTCTTTCTTGTTATTGGTGGGTGAAATAATTCTTAAAAATAGATAGAGATTTTGATAATGTTttagtgaacaaaaaaaaagaagattttgataatatttttcccTTTCtgttgtatttttgttttgttttgttttttcaaaggAGTTGACAAAAAATGAAGGGACTGGAAGTGGGGACCTAAAGGAGTGCCACGTGGTCACCATGCCCGATAGAAATGCATGTGGATCTTTATGAGCAAGTAGTAGATTAGATACTCTTTTGTACGAACCACTTTACTATCTCTTATTACTAGAGAGTATCTATCTGATCTCGATCTCATCCATCACTAAAGTTACAGTCTGTATGTTATAGATATCATCATCGGGTGTAtgtagagagaggagagaggggCACATGGGGATGGGGCTTTGAAAGATGGAGATTTTCATGTGAGCACATGTGCTCCCTTCACTCAATTTCCTTCTCTTTGGGCTTTCTGTGGGTCCCTTGCTCTTATGCACATGTCGCAGATCAGCTAATTCTCCTTCCTATCTACACGCGCGTGATGtctcttttcttaatatttctCGTCGTCCGTACTGCCCTGCGTTGTTACTACAACTTACTAAGATTATAATACTTAACCGGCTTGTATTAACAACACGTATCCAATACAATACTGAAGTTCTTGTTTAGTCAttactatataataaatttttggcCTCTCAATAAAAAAAGTATCAAATCTCATTCATCAAACAAATCAAATCCAATTTAGATGTGAGCATGATCCACCTAAGTGAATGACAACATGTCCACTACAGTCTAACCAGTCGACATGGCGCGTGATAAAACCAAATGATCCAAATATATGTAACCCACCCtagtaagaaaaaataaaccTACAATCCGAAACACGAggataataaaatactttaaaaacatACATCTGGACCCAACTCTTTGATGTCAGTATTAACCATTTCTCCTtactaaaatactattttacatCGTATTTTTAGACAAACCAAACCACAATAAGTTGGTAAAAAAACCAAACCTGAACATTATAccaaagaaagcaaaaaaaaacgagCAGGATTCGAAACCAAGCCAAACCACTTGAGTTTTCTATAATCAACTATGAGTTGGAATATTATTATAAGTGAACGATAGTTAAAGAATGAATATGTCAAACgcaaatatttgataaattaaatacatattttcCGTCTAATCTCAACTCGtttatttattacttaaaaACCAATAAATTCATGATAACCAAAGTAGTGTGGAATTGAACCGGCCAAAAAAATTTACATCCACTAAAActataaacacatatatatacacatacacaCATGCACTTTCCTTACTTCTTCATTATTCTCTCAAAACACAtcaatcctctctctctctctctaaaaatgGAGAAAACTCTAGCAACTCCCGACAACGCTAGATCTCTTTCACCGTCATCTTCAGCCGCTGTGAAATCACGAACCGGTGGTTTCGAACGCAGAACCAAACGGAGATTGTCGCAGACTAAGGCAAGCGTGTGTGTCTCCGgccaagaagaagatgacgaaGAAGAGGTAAAGGAGAAAATTGAGGCGTTGCAAAGGATTATTCCCGGTGGAACTGCGCTTGGTGTAGACGCGCTCTTCGAAGAGACAGCTGGTTACATAATGTCTCTACAATGTCAGATCAAAACCATTAAAGTCCTCACTTCATTTATCCAAAGCTTAGATAAACAAGATATGAAGTTCGGaggttgaagatgatgatgatacacCAAAGAttgttcttcttttcttttggttaagaaaaaagTATGTtcttattcaatttt encodes:
- the LOC125596263 gene encoding transcription factor PAR1-like, which translates into the protein MHFPYFFIILSKHINPLSLSLKMEKTLATPDNARSLSPSSSAAVKSRTGGFERRTKRRLSQTKASVCVSGQEEDDEEEVKEKIEALQRIIPGGTALGVDALFEETAGYIMSLQCQIKTIKVLTSFIQSLDKQDMKFGG